From Nitrospira sp. SG-bin1, the proteins below share one genomic window:
- a CDS encoding acetyltransferase: protein MSDSSLCDRNCSGVDDRIILRPVTLADLVLLRHWDAQPHIVAAKGNEDWEWEKELTKSPDWREQLIAEVDSRPIGYVEIIDPAREESHYWGDVPSALRAIDIWVGEERDLGKSYGTQMMQLALARCFADATVTAVLVDPLASNLRSHRFYERLGFQCIERRCFGLDDCCVYRLDRTVAAVLPQAEDA from the coding sequence ATGAGCGACTCTTCATTGTGCGACAGGAACTGTTCAGGCGTAGATGACCGGATAATCCTTCGTCCTGTAACCCTTGCCGATCTTGTGTTGTTGCGCCATTGGGATGCCCAGCCGCATATCGTCGCGGCCAAGGGCAATGAAGATTGGGAGTGGGAGAAAGAACTGACCAAGAGTCCTGACTGGCGGGAGCAGCTGATAGCCGAAGTCGATAGTCGTCCGATCGGCTATGTCGAAATCATTGATCCGGCGCGCGAGGAGAGCCACTATTGGGGTGACGTGCCCTCTGCTCTTCGAGCGATTGATATCTGGGTCGGGGAGGAGCGAGATCTTGGAAAAAGTTACGGGACACAAATGATGCAACTGGCACTCGCCCGTTGTTTTGCAGATGCGACAGTAACAGCTGTGCTGGTTGACCCGCTCGCCAGTAACCTTCGATCGCATCGCTTCTATGAGAGGCTGGGCTTCCAGTGTATCGAACGTCGCTGTTTCGGCCTAGACGACTGCTGCGTGTATCGCCTGGATCGAACGGTTGCGGCTGTGCTTCCGCAAGCGGAGGACGCGTGA